Proteins encoded together in one Xenopus laevis strain J_2021 chromosome 6L, Xenopus_laevis_v10.1, whole genome shotgun sequence window:
- the steap4.1.L gene encoding uncharacterized protein LOC398844: MDNSHNSIPLCTMETKETEAICIFGTGDFGRSLGLKLLQCGHAVIYGSRNPQSSSLTPKGAEVFSHSEAAQRASIIILAIHREHYDFLKQLTEVLNGKVLVDVSNNLKINQYPESNAEYLARMVPQAKVVKAFNTISAWALQFGALDASRQVFICGDEIYAKQSVMDIVRTLGLTPLDQGTLLAANEVENYPLQLFPMWRIPIFICSGFTILIFLYCVLTEVLYPCVTSKEDTSYLIAVSIPNRVFPIVSLILLALVYLPGIIAAVLQLYRGTKYSRFPDWLDTWMLCRKQLGLVALAYAFLHAIYTLVMPIRYYVRWWSNNYIITQIKTNNTYEFLNYYAWLSDSYVALGILGFFFYVLLGITSLPSVSNAVNWREFRFVQSKLGYLTLVLCTAHTLVYGGDRFIYGPFYKWYLPPAFVIALIIPCTVLALKLIIIVPCLDKRITKIRQGWERNSKH; this comes from the exons ATGGATAATTCTCATAACTCTATCCCACTTTGCACAATGGAGACCAAGGAGACTGAAGCTATTTGTATTTTCGGTACGGGAGATTTCGGGCGCTCCCTAGGGTTGAAATTACTTCAGTGTGGCCATGCTGTCATTTATGGAAGTCGAAACCCCCAGTCGTCTAGCCTAACCCCTAAAGGAGCAGAGGTTTTTAGCCATTCAGAAGCTGCACAGAGAGCCTCCATTATTATTTTAGCCATCCACAGGGAGCACTATGATTTTCTCAAACAATTAACTGAAGTCCTGAATGGTAAAGTATTAGTAGATGTAAGCAACAACCTTAAAATAAACCAATACCCAGAATCCAATGCTGAATACCTGGCCAGGATGGTACCTCAAGCCAAAGTAGTAAAGGCATTTAATACAATATCGGCATGGGCCCTGCAGTTTGGGGCTTTGGATGCAAGCAGGCAG GTTTTCATTTGTGGTGATGAGATTTACGCAAAACAATCTGTTATGGATATTGTTCGAACCCTTGGACTTACACCACTGGATCAGGGAACCTTACTAGCAGCTAATGAGGTGGAGAATTACCCACTGCAATTATTCCCGATGTGGAGAATCCCAATCTTCATCTGTTCTGGATTCACTATATTGATTTTCCTTTACTGTGTGCTAACGGAGGTTCTCTACCCATGTGTTACATCTAAAGAAGATACCTCATATCTGATTGCTGTTTCTATTCCCAATAGAGTGTTCCCAATTGTGTCTCTCATACTTCTTGCCTTGGTGTATCTCCCAGGAATAATTGCCGCTGTTCTTCAGTTATATCGAGGTACCAAATATAGTCGCTTTCCAGACTGGCTTGATACGTGGATGCTGTGCAGAAAGCAACTTGGCCTTGTTGCATTGGCATATGCATTCCTACATGCGATCTACACACTTGTTATGCCTATTCGTTATTATGTACGTTGGTGGTCCAACAATTACATCATCACACAG ATTAAAACCAATAACACCTATGAGTTTCTGAATTACTATGCTTGGTTATCTGACTCGTATGTCGCCTTGGGTATTCTGGGATTTTTCTTTTATGTGTTGCTGGGTATCACGTCCCTGCCCTCAGTAAGCAATGCAGTCAACTGGAGAGAGTTCCGCTTTGTCCAG TCAAAACTTGGATATCTTACATTGGTTTTGTGCACGGCCCATACCCTTGTGTATGGAGGAGACAGGTTTATCTATGGACCTTTTTACAAATGGTATCTCCCCCCAGCATTTGTCATTGCTCTCATTATTCCATGTACAGTGCTTGCTCTGAAGTTAATCATTATCGTTCCATGCTTGGATAAGAGAATTACTAAAATACGTCAAGGATGGGAAAGGAATTCCAAGCATTAA